Sequence from the bacterium genome:
CGGTACCCTTGGGGACAGGCGGAGGGGTGATGGAGTACTCGAGTAGCAGAGGGGCGGTGACTCCTGCTACTTCTCCCGTGCCTATGGATACTAACGTATCCAGGGATACCAGCGTATCGAGCGCCCCGGCTCAAGCTAAGGTGGACTCGAATGCCTACTATTATCCGTACCCGTATCCTAATCCAGATGTGCCGGTGACCGACACGCGGGAGTTTTTGAAAGTAAATTACAATGCGTCTATGCTTACCCGCGATGTGCCGGGTTTGACCCGTCGCGTCGAGACGACCGTGCGCGGATACGATGGCCGTATCGACCAGGAATCGAGTTCTCCAAAGTACGGCTATGTGAGCTTCGCTGTACCCGAGAGTAAGTACATTGCCTTTCGTGACGAGCTTGAGGCTCTAGTGGGCAGTCGATTTCTTACAGTCAATATTTCGTCTCAAAATCTTTTGCCGCAAAAGGTAAGTATCGAAGAGCAGCAAAAGCAAGCTGATACCACTCTTTCGGATTATAAAACAGCGCGCCAAAAAATCGTCAATGCTCACACGGGCGCGGTGCAATCACTCCAGGCGAAGATAGATGCCGACACGCAACAATTGGCAACACTTCGGGCTCAAACATCGACGCCTCAAATATTGTC
This genomic interval carries:
- a CDS encoding DUF4349 domain-containing protein, which produces MDTNVSRDTSVSSAPAQAKVDSNAYYYPYPYPNPDVPVTDTREFLKVNYNASMLTRDVPGLTRRVETTVRGYDGRIDQESSSPKYGYVSFAVPESKYIAFRDELEALVGSRFLTVNISSQNLLPQKVSIEEQQKQADTTLSDYKTARQKIVNAHTGAVQSLQAKIDADTQQLATLRAQTSTPQILSQIQAVSDDLLSLKRQLENENASYTAQLNNADRNIKYAQDWQKAVQTQDQALLDNVATVTGTVSIEWISFWGISLLYLPG